One genomic window of Bombus fervidus isolate BK054 chromosome 14, iyBomFerv1, whole genome shotgun sequence includes the following:
- the LOC139994560 gene encoding CYFIP-related Rac1 interactor B produces the protein MKRSIRLKMGKLLSLLARDESTCCTPQKYDVFLDFENAQPSEIERETFEAVQRVLKNSESILEEIQCYKGAGKEIREAISAPTEECQRKAYLTVAPLVAKLKRFYEFSLELEKVVPKILGELCSGNLSPTQHLETQQALVKQLAEILEFVLKFDEHKMKTPAIQNDFSYYRRTLTRASLARQENAEKDLVVGNELANRMSLFYAHATPMLRVLSHATITFLMDNEDVARENITETLGTMAKVCLRMLENPNLLAQFQREETQLFVLRVMVGLVILYDHVHPQGAFVKGSNVDVKGCVKLLKDQPPCKSEGLLNALRYTTKHLNEENTPKNIKNLLAA, from the exons ATGAAAAGAAGTATCAGACTGAAGATGGGCAAGCTTTTGAGTCTTTTGGCTCGAGACGAGTCTACCTGTTGCACGCCTCAAAAGTACGATGTCTTTTTGGATTTCGAAA atgCACAACCTTCTGAGATAGAGCGGGAGACCTTTGAAGCGGTGCAAAGGGTTCTGAAAAATTCAGAATCTATCTTAGAGGAGATTCAGTGCTACAAAGGGGCAGGGAAAGAAATCAGAGAGGCGATTTCGGCGCCCACGGAGGAGTGTCAACGAAAAGCCTATCTGACTGTTGCCCCTCTGGTTGCGAAGCTCAAAAGATTCTATGAATTTTCATTGGAACTTG AAAAGGTAGTACCAAAGATCCTGGGTGAACTATGCTCTGGCAACCTCTCGCCGACCCAACATCTGGAGACTCAGCAGGCTTTGGTGAAACAGCTGGCAGAAATTCTGGAGTTTGTTTTGAAGTTCGATGAACATAAGATGAAGACTCCCGCTATTCAGAACGACTTCAGTTATTATCGAAGAACATTGACCAGGGCATCCCTGGCGCGGCAGGAAAACGCCGAGAAGGACCTCGTGGTTGGAAATGAGCTCGCCAACCGAATGTCCTTGTTCTACGCCCACGCGACACCCATGCTTCGTGTTCTGAGTCACGCGACCATTACTTTCTTGATGGAC AACGAAGATGTAGCACGCGAAAACATCACCGAAACGCTTGGTACCATGGCCAAGGTTTGTCTGCGCATGTTAGAAAATCC GAATCTACTGGCGCAATTCCAACGGGAGGAAACTCAACTCTTTGTTCTGAGAGTGATGGTAGGGTTAGTGATCCTTTATGATCACGTTCATCCCCAAGGTGCCTTTGTTAAGGGTTCGAATGTCGAT GTTAAAGGCTGTGTGAAGCTGTTGAAGGATCAACCACCCTGCAAAAGCGAGGGTCTTCTGAACGCTCTCCGTTATACCACCAAGCACCTGAACGAGGAGAACACACCAAAAAACATCAAGAACCTGCTAGCAGCATGA